One Takifugu rubripes chromosome 19, fTakRub1.2, whole genome shotgun sequence genomic window carries:
- the nuak2 gene encoding NUAK family SNF1-like kinase 2 — protein sequence MDGVHSGRFMGSRRSSSGGLFPGDCRAPAQAPVKKQAVKRHHHKHNLKHRYEFLETLGKGTYGKVKKARERSARLVAIKSIRKEKIKDEQDLVHIRREIEIMSTLCHPHIITIYEVFENKDKIVIVMEYASRGDLYDYICDKRNISEREARHFFRQIVSAVHYCHQNGIVHRDLKLENILLDGSGNVKIADFGLSNLYRGDEYLQTFCGSPLYASPEIVNGRPYRGPEVDTWSLGVLLYTMVHGTMPFDGQNHKTLVQQISTGNYRKPSNPSDACGLIRWMLMVNPERRATIEEIAGHWWLNWGYQQPLLAEPKPSPADHSAPAAAPPPAQSAGLASVANWLRRTSRPLLENGSKMRCLLRSQGGGGDVVRQRSLRRSRKENNVSQTVHEASADAHPSKSILKRRSSVKLKAADFSTTSSLVDLPAPADVPSAAALPRKGILKKPTEESGYYSSSPENSDSGLTAQPEECPSAPTFRKGILKRNGKFSSGRLQEFGSLDQLAASLPRPRPRPSGAISEDSILSSESFDQLDLPDRVGPPTQLEKPAKSSMRACVSADNLLDIQEDGVLEDGLMRPWSCYKSGVADSAFSITDCDNVTEAYKQAMVLRGPAAS from the exons ATGGACGGCGTACATTCCGGCCGGTTCATGGGAAGCCGTCGGTCGTCGTCGGGGGGACTTTTCCCCGGTGATTGCAGAGCCCCGGCCCAGGCTCCCGTGAAGAAGCAGGCGGTGAAGAGACACCACCACAAACACAACCTGAAGCACAGGTACGAGTTCCTGGAAACCCTCGGGAAAGGAACCTACGGCAAAGTGAAGAAAGCCAGGGAAAGGTCCGCCAGGCTG GTTGCCATAAAGTCGATCAGAAAGGAGAAGATCAAGGATGAGCAGGACTTGGTTCACATCCGCAGGGAGATCGAGATCATGTCCACGCTCTGCCACCcgcacatcatcaccatctacGAAG TCTTTGAAAATAAGGATAAAATCGTAATCGTGATGGAGTACGCCAGCAGAGGGGACCTGTACGACTACATCTGTGACAAGAGGAACATCTCTGAACGGGAGGCCAGGCACTTCTTCAGGCAGATCGTGTCGGCCGTGCACTACTGTCACCAG AATGGAATTGTCCACCGGGACCTGAAACTGGAGAATATTTTACTCGATGGCAGCGGGAACGTGAAG ATCGCAGACTTCGGCCTGTCCAACCTTTACCGTGGCGACGAGTACCTGCAGACCTTTTGCGGCAGCCCTCTCTACGCGTCCCCAGAGATCGTCAACGGGCGGCCGTACCGGGGGCCCGAGGTCGACACGTGGTCTCTGGGTGTGCTGTTGTACACGATGGTTCATGGCACCATGCCGTTCGACGGACAGAACCACAAGACCCTGGTGCAGCAGATAAGCACAGGGAACTACAGGAAGCCCAGCAACCCCTCTG ACGCGTGCGGGCTCATCCGGTGGATGCTGATGGTAAATCCTGAGCGCAGAGCCACAATAGAAGAGATTGCAGGGCACTGGTGGCTCAACTGGGGCTACCAGCAGCCGTTACTGGCCGAGCCCAAGCCCAGTCCGGCAGACCACAGCGCCCCTGCGGCCGCCCCGCCCCCGGCGCAGTCCGCCGGCCTGGCCAGTGTCGCCAACTGGCTCCGGCGCACGTCCAGGCCTTTGCTGGAGAACGGCTCCAAGATGCGCTGCCTGCTGCGCTCccaggggggcgggggggacgTGGTCCGGCAGCGGTCTCTGCGTCGGTCCCGGAAGGAGAACAACGTCTCCCAGACTGTCCACGAGGCGAGCGCAGACGCTCACCCCTCCAAGAGCATCCTGAAGAGACGCAGCAGCGTGAAGCTGAAGGCAGCCGAtttctccaccacctccagttTGGTGGATTTGCCGGCACCAGCCGACGTTCCTTCTGCCGCCGCGTTGCCTCGCAAAGGTATCCTAAAGAAGCCCACAGAGGAGTCGGGGTACTACTCCTCGTCTCCAGAGAACAGCGACTCTGGCCTGACGGCCCAACCAGAGGAGTGTCCTTCAGCGCCCACCTTCAGGAAGGGCATCTTGAAGCGCAACGGGAAGTTTTCTTCGGGCAGACTGCAGGAGTTCGGCTCCCTGGATCAGCTGGCCGCGTCTCTGCCCCgccccaggcccaggcccagcgGGGCCATCAGCGAGGACAGCATTCTGTCCTCCGAATCCTTCGACCAGCTGGACCTCCCAGACCGTGTCGGACCTCCAACACAACTGGAAAAACCAGCCAAGTCGAGCATGAGAGCATGCGTGTCCGCGGACAATCTTCTGGACATCCAGGAAGACGGGGTCCTGGAGGACGGGCTGATGAGGCCCTGGAGCTGCTACAAGTCCGGAGTGGCCGACAGCGCCTTCTCGATCACAGACTGCGACAACGTGACCGAAGCCTACAAACAGGCCATGGTTCTCCGAGGCCCTGCAGCCAGCTGA